The DNA segment CGACGAACTCGTTCTCAAGGCCGGCGTTGAGGGTATCAACATCGTCGCTGAGGGACCAGGTGTAGGCCGCGAACGGGGTGAGCTTGGCGTTCTCCACGAATTCGTAGTCGAGCGAGACCTTGGTGGTCACGTGGGCAAGTTGGCCGTGCTCCGCGTAGTAACCGAGGGCGGTTCCGACGTTCAGGTCGAGGCAGGAGTTGAGCTCCCAGCTCTTGCTGAGGTCAAGTTGTGCGTAACCGTCGTTGTCGGTCTCGATGTCCCAGAAGTAGGTGAGGGACGCGGTGAGGAAGCCGAGGTCCTTGGCGATGCCGAAGGTCACTTCCTGTGCGTCATCCACGCCGGCGCGGTCGAAGTTGTGGTACCAGATGTAGCCGACGGAAGCTTCGAGGAAGCCGAAGTCCTTGGTGGCCTTGCCGTACAGGTCGAGCTCATCGGCGCTGCCGTTGCCCGGGGTGTCGAAGGAACCGTACCAAGCACCGGCGCTCAGGGCGAGTCCGGCAGCTTCGGTGGAGACATCGAAACCAGTTTCGATAAGGTCCGCACCCAGGTTCTGGCCGCGGAAGATATACTCGCTGGTGTAGCCTGCGTGGAGGTTGTAGCTGAGGTCGATCGCCGAAGCGTTGCCGGCCGCGAGAGCGGACACAGCTGCCAGGGCGCCGATGAGTTTGCTGTAGTTGCGCATCTTGTTTGTTGGTTGTGTGGGTTGCTGCTGCTCCCTCTCCGTGATCCTGTTGGTGATCCCGGAGAGAGGGGGCAGACGGATGGAAACACGCGTGCCGGAGGCCTGCGGGAAGACATCTTGGAAGAGCTATTTAGCTTTTCCTAACGATTTGTCCAGCAGCTTTTAGGCATGCGGCTTACGCCGTCGCAACCGAGGGTTAGATGGTTAGGTTGGGCAGCGCAAGAGGAATGGGCTGAATGTTTTGCGGAGGATGGAAGGGGGATGAACCGGAAAAGTTGGCATGGGCCATGCTTTTGTCGGGTCGCCGTCCTCAAGTCGAGGCGGAGAATCATCCGATCAACCCTGACCACCATGACCAGTCATTACCTGAACAAACTGCGGGCCACCACGGCCGCGGCGATCGCCCTGATCGCCATGCCGATGGTTGCTCCGTCCCACGCGCAAGAAACGCCGCCTGCGGCTCCCCCTGTTGAGGCTCCGGCTGCACCTGCGGCAGCCCCCGCCGCTGCGGCAACGCCAACCGTAGAGGAGCGGCTCGCGGACATCGAAGCGTATATGAACAACGTGCCACGGCCGGACAAGGAAAGTGGTGCGGATTCATTGGTCGCCGGTCCGGGACCGGGACACAACGCCTGGCAGATGGTCAGCACCGCGCTGGTCCTGTTCATGACGCTGCCGGGTCTCGCGCTGTTCTACGGTGGTCTGGTCCGCAAGAAGAACGTCCTTTCCGTTCTCGCCCAGTGCCTCGCCTGTGCCTGCGTGATCACCCCGATCTGGTTCGTCTGCGGTTACTCGCTCTGCTTCGGTGCGGGCAACGCCCTGTTCGGTGACTTCACCTATGCCTTCTTCAAGGGTGTCGAGCCGGGCAATGTCGGCGCCGGCTTCGTCTGGATCTCCGACAGCATGTGGGCGATGTTCCAGCTCACCTTCGCGATCATCACCCCCGCCCTCATCGTGGGTGCCATCGCCGAGCGCATGAAATTCGTCTCCCTCATGGCGTTCATCATCCTCTGGATGTTCGCGGTCTACTTTCCCTTCGCCCACATGGTGTGGTCCGGAACGGGCCTGATGTGCGGTCCTCTCAACGCTGAAGCGGGCATCAAGGCGATCGACTTCGCCGGTGGCACCGTGGTTCACATGACCTCCGGATGGAGCGCCCTGGTCCTCTGCCTCATCCTCGGCAAGCGCCGCGGCTTCGGCAAGGAGCCGATGCCTCCGCACAGCATGGTGCTCTGCATGGTCGGCACCGGCATGCTCTGGGTCGGCTGGTATGGCTTCAACGCCGGATCCGCCCTGGGTGCTGACTCCGTCGCTTCCAACGCCTTCGTCACCACGACGCTCTGCGCCGCCACCGCCGGTCTCTTCTGGGCCCTCACCGAGTGGATCTTCAAGGGCAAGCCAAGCGTGCTCGGTTTCTGCTCCGGCATCGTCGCCGGTCTGGTGGTCATCACTCCTGCCGCCGGCTTCGTCTCCGCCAGCTCCGCGATGATCATGGGTGTCCTCGGTGGTATCGTCCCCTTCCTCGCGGTTGCCTACCTCAAGAAGGCGATCGGTTATGACGACGCCCTCGACACCTTCGGTGTCCACGGTGTGGGCGGCACCTTGGGTGCGATCCTCACCGGTGTCTTCGCCAGTGCGGATGTCCATCCGGTCATCAAGGATATGAACCTCGCCGATGGCCTGCTCATGGCCCAGTTCAAAGCGGTCGGTCTGACGATCGTCTGGAGCGTGGTTGCCACGGTGGTCATCGCCTACGTCGTGAAGGCGGTCTTCGGTCTCCGTCCGAGTGCGGAAGACGAGGAAACCGGCCTCGATCTGGTGGACCACGGCGAACAAGGCTACGAAGGCCACTGATCCTGTATCTTCCTGATACGTGAATCCCTGCGGGCGGACCTGGAAAGGTCCGCCCGTTTTCGTTTGCAGTGGGACTGGCGGCGGGTTCCTCTTTCCCCGTGAAGCACAGCCGTTTCCGGATCTTCCTGTTCATCCTCCTCGGGGTTTCCGCGTTGTTCGCGGCGGCGGCGTTCATCCTTCCCTACGAGTGGGGGCCGGATCCGAAGGCGCGCTTCAAGATCGCGGCGGTGCAGGCGAAGCGGGACCGCTCCTACTACTGGATCACCGTCCATCTGAAAAAAGGGGGGGCGGAGAACCACGATCTCATGAAGCCGGTGCGCCTCCAACTGGGCACCCTGAAGTCGCTGGAGCCCGCCGATGTCACCTTCCAGGGGAATGCGGAATCCGGCTTCACGGAGATGTGGTACAAGTTCTGGGTCTCGGAGTCGGAGGCGGCCAACCCACTGCACCTGAAGATCAACGACGGCGTCCTCACCGTCAAAACCACCGAAGGCATGCCGCCGATCCACGACGGGATGATGAGGACTTTCTCCAATCCCCGCTGGTAATTTCCCATGGCCTGGCTGTTGATCGACAACTCGAACACCCGCACCAAGTTCGCGCTGGGGGATGCCTCCGGCCTGCTGGAGTGGCGCGGGGTGATCCCGACAGCGGAGATTTTCCCGGCGTCCCTCGCGGAGGTGGTGGCCGGGATTTCCTATGACGCGGTGCTCATCGGCTCTGTGGTTCCGGCAAAGGCGGCCATCCTGGAGGAATTTTTCGCAGGCCGGGCACCGACGCACCTGCTGGGCTGGCGGAGTCCGCTGGGCATCGCCATCGACTACCCGCTGCCGCAGCAGATCGGTGCGGACCGTCTGGCGAATGCGGTGGGCGTGCATGGGCGGCACGGGGCGCCCGCCATCGTCATCGACTTCGGCACGGCGGTGACCTTCGACATCGTTTCCGGGGAGCCCGCCTACTGCGGGGGGGTGATCGCCCCCGGGCTGGGCGCCATGTCCGGCTACCTGAGCCGGAAAACGGCGCTGCTGCCGGAGATCGAGCTGGAGGAACCGCCGTCCGCCATCGGGAAATCCACGGTGCATGCCATGCAGGCGGGGGCTGTCTTCGGCTACCGGGGGCTGGTGAGGGGCATCCTGGAGCGGCTGCGGGAGGAGCTGCCCGGGGAGCTGAAGATCATCGCCACAGGCGGGGATGCGGCCCTCATCGCGCAGGGGCTGCCGGAGATCCAGCAGGTGGACGCGGAGCTGACGCTGGATGGCCTGCGGCGAGTCGCGGCGAGGGTGTTTTCCTGAAGAAAAAACACGTGCCATTCCCCGGTGATCCGTTAGGGATGGGCGCGGAAATGAGTGACACACCTCTTGCGATTGGAATCGATTTTGGCGGCACCTCGGTGAAGACCGGAGTGGTGGATGGCAGCGAAGTCATCGACCATGCGCCACCCATCGCGACCCCCGAGTTTGAAGGCCCGGAGGAATTGATCGACGCGATCGCCCGGACGGTGGAGGACCTGCGCGCGCGGCACCCCGGCGTGAAGGCCATCGGCGTCGGCATGCCCGGCTTCGTGAACTTCGAGACGGGCACGGTTTATAATCTCACGAACGTGCGCGGCTGGACGAACATCGGCCTGAAGGCGCTGCTGGAGGCGAAGACCGGCCTGCCGGTGACCGTGGAGAATGACGCGAACTGCATGGCCTTCGCGGAGTGGAAGCAGGGCGCGGGCCGTGGTTTCCAGCACCTGATCTGCATGACGCTGGGCACGGGCGTGGGCGGTGCGGTCATCGCCAACGGCCAGTTGGTGCGTGGGGCGCGCCACGGCGCGGGGGAGATCGGCCAGACGTCCATCGACTACCAGGGCCGCCCGGGTGCCTATGGCAACCTCGGCGCGCTGGAGGACTACGTCGGCAACAATGAGATCACGGCGAGCGCCCGCGTGGCCTATGAGGCGGCGGGTGACCCGAAGGGTGCGGAGCAGTGCAGCCCGGCGGCCCTGGCGGCGGCGGCGAACGCGGGGGACCCCATCGCGCTGAAGATCTGGGACGACGTGGGCCGCATGATCGCCACGGCGGCGATGAACTGCTGCTGGTTGCTGAATCCGGACGCCATCATCATCGGCGGCGGCGTGGCGAAGGCGGGCAAGCTGGTGTTCGACCCGATCACCAAACACCTGCACGAGCAGCTTTCCGGTCCGTTCAAGGATGACCTGAAGATCGTCCCGGCACGCTTCGGGAATGAGGCCGGCATCGTGGGCGCGGCGGTGCTGGCGCTGGAGACGGCCGGACATCCGGGCTGATATCTGATACAATTTCCTTTTTGCATTCCCGCGGCTGCGGCTCTAACTACCCAGACCATGAAACCTCACAACCCTCTTGATCGCCGGACTTTCGTGAAGCTCAGTGCGCTCGCCGCGACCGCCGCCGTGCTTCCGGCTGCCGCCGGAGCCGCGGAGGCTTACAAGCTGGACCCGCTCCCGTATGCGTTCGACGCGCTCGCGCCGCACATCGACGCGAAGACGATGGAGATCCACCACGGCAAGCACCACGCCGCCTACATCAAGAACCTGAACGACGCGCTGGCGAAGGATGCCAAGCTGGCTGAAAAGTCCCTGGCGGATCTGGTGGCGGACCTGCCCTCCATCAGCGATGAAGCGGCCCGCACCACCATCCGCAACAATGGCGGCGGCCACTGGAACCATGACTTCTTCTGGAAGATCCTCACCCCGGCGGACAAGTCCGGCAAGCCATCCGGAGATCTGGCCAAAGCCATCGACGAGGCCTTTGGTTCCTATGACGAGTTCAAGAACGCGTTCGGCGCGGCCGCCGCGAAGCGATTCGGCTCCGGCTGGGCGTGGCTCATTTCCCAGAACGGCAAGCTGAAGATCGTCAGCACCGCCAACCAGGACAACCCGCTGATGAAGGGCATCGTCCCGGATTCCGATCTCGGCACCCCGATCATCGGCCTCGATGTGTGGGAACACGCCTACTACCTCAACTACCAGAACAAGCGCCCTGACTACGTGGCCGCCTGGTGGAACGTCGTGAACTGGGAAGAGGCCGGAAAGCGCTTCGGCGCGAAGTAAGCACGCAGGATCTGTTTTCAAAGAAAGCGCCGGTAGCGATACCGGCGCTTTTTTGTGTAGCGAACCTCGTGAGAGGTTCGGCTGGGAGGAGTTGCCAGGACCCTCCCGCTCCGTATCCGGCGGACAGGGCATCAAGGGGAGTCCATCGTCGTGGGATGGGTGGAGTCCACCCCGCCGAAGCTCTCACGAGCTTCGCTACCCCACGACGGCGAACGCTCAACCCGTTGTCCGCAGGCCGGAGGCGATGGCGTTGATGGAGAGCAGCAGCTTAGGCAGCAGGGCGTCGGCCTTGGTCTTGCGGTCGTGGGCGAGGTGGTTACGCCACTGGCGGAGGAGGTCGATCTGTTGCTGGTGGAGCACGCGCAGCGGGGCTTCGCGGATGTCCAGGGTCTTCGCCATGCGAGGGCGGCGGTCCGCCATTTCACCTTCGAAGAGATCGGCCAGCAGTTCGCGGGTCTTGTTGAACTCATCCACGGCCATGCCGAGGAATTTTTTCTTCAGTTCCTTGTCCTCCACGAGGGAGGAGTAGTCCTTCATCAGGTCCAGGTTGGCGGAGGCGAGGTTGGTCTCCACGTTGGTGAGGACGTAGCTCATGAAGGTGGAGGAGGGGAGCGCCTTCTTCAGCGCGGCGAATCCGGCGGGGTCGGTCGCCTTCAGTTTCTCCAGCGCGGAGCCGACGCCGAACCAGCCGGGGAGGTAGAAGCGGGCCTGGGTCCAGGAGAACACCCACGGGATGGCGCGGAGGTCACCGATGGAGAAGCCCTTCTTGCCGGTGCGGCGCGCGGGGCGGGAACCGATGCGGGAGTTCTCCAGCGCGTCGATGGGCGTGGCCTGGCGGAAGAACTCGATGAAGCCGTCCGCCTTGAGGAACTTCTGGTAGGCTTCTTGGCTCCAGGTGGCGAGCTGCGGCATGAACGCTTCGCACGGGTCCTCCACGGGGGCGCTGTGGCGGTGGCGGGCGGTGGTCACCGCCGCTCCGGCGAGGAGCAGCTCCAGGTTGAAGGTCGCGTTGGCCAGGTTTGCGTATTTCTGGGCGATGGTTTCGCCCTGCTCCGTCATGCGGAAGCCGCCGCCCATGGCACCGTGCGGCAGCGCGGCCATGAACCAGTGGGTGGGACCCGCGCCGCGGGAGATGGTGCCGCCACGGCCGTGGAAGAAACAAAGGTTCACCTGGTGCTCCTGGCCCACCTTGGTCAGCGCGCCCTGCGCGTTGTGGAGGGCGATCTGGGCGGCGAGGATGCCGCAGTCCTTGTTGGAGTCGGAGTATCCCAGCATGACCTGCTGGCTGTCCGGCTCCCCGTTTGCCACGCGGGCCTTGCGGGAGGCCAGGGAAACGGGGTGGACGAGGTAGGCGGAAAGGATGCCGGGTGAGCGGTCCAGGTCATCCATCGTTTCGAAAAGCGGGACCACCTGCAGCGGGCAGACCAGGCCGCCGGGGGTGAGGTCCATCAGCCCGGCCTCGCGGGCGAGCAGATAGACGCCCAGCAGGTCGGAGAGCTTCCGCGTCATGGAGACGATGAGCGAGCCGAGACCCGCGTTGCCCCATTCCTGGCGGTGGCGGACCAGCACGCGGTAGGTGTCCAGCACGTTGTCCGCTTCCTCGCCGATGCGCAGGTCATTGTGCAGGAACGGCCGGGTGGAGGTGAGTTCGTTGCTCAGGAAGGCGATGCGCTTTTCCTCATCCCAGTCCGCGTAGGACGCGCCGTCCTCCACGCCTGCGGCGATGAGCAGTTGGGAGATGGCCTTGTCGTGGAACTCGGAGTTCTGGCGGATGTCGAGGTTCGCCAGGTGGAAGCCGAACATCTCGAGCTTATGCTTCAGCGGGCGGATGGCCTGCTCGTCCAGGAGTTGGCATCCGGCCTCCGCGAGGGTGTGGGAAAGCAGGTCCAGGTCCTTCGCCAGTCCGGCGGGGGACTTGTAGCCCGGCTTGCCATGGGACTGTTGCCTGACGACGAGCGCCATCAGGTCCGCGAGCTGCCGCCACGGTTCCTCCGCGTTGCGGTCGAGAAGTTGTTTCACCTCTTCCTCCGTGGTGATGAGGAAGGAAAGCTCGTCGATGCGGGCCTGCAGTTCCTCCTGCACCTCCGTGAGCTGGCGGGAAAGCGTGAGCTGGTTCGCCAGCGCGCTGAGTTCCCGGTGGAGGAGCTGGAAGGCCGCCTGGCGCAGTTCCGCCAGCGAGCGTTCCGTGACCTCCGGCGTGACCAGCGGGTGGCCGTCACGGTCCCCGCCGATCCAGGTGCCGAAGGTCAGGCGCGGCACGCTGCCTGCCGAGCGCAGGATTTCCAGCGGCAGCCCGGAGTCCTGCCACGCATCCGTGAAGTGCTGGTCCAGGCGGTTGACGGCGGACGGGAAAAGGTCGCGGAGGTAGTGGATGGAGTTCCGCAGCTCACTGTAGATGTCCGGGCGGACCAGGTGGATCTCCGCCGTGCGCCACAGGGTTTCCAGCACGGTGACGACCCGTTCGCGGATGTTGCGGCGCTCGCGCGGCGTGTATTTCGGATATTCGTTGCGCACCATCTCGTCGTAGAGGGCGCGGTGCCGCTCGCGGATGCTGGAGCGCTTCGCTTCCGTCGGGTGGGCGGTCAGCACCGGCTCCACGCGCACGTCCTTCAGCACGTCCAGGATCTGCTCCGCGGACAGGCCCATGCCGCGCAGCTCGCTGAGCGCCTTTGGCCACAGGCCGCGGATGGATTCCGGGCCGAGCACCTTTTCCCGCTCCCGGCGGATCTCCGCCGCGACGCGTTCCTCCACCATGTTCAGGAGCTGGAAGCCGATGGAGTAAAGCTGGGGAAGTCCCTCCGGAGCGGATCCCGGGGCCGGTTCAACGCCGGACCACGGCATGTAGGGCAGCAGCTCGGTCTCCCCGGTGCTCTGCAGCGCATCCTTCAGGCAGCCCAGCAGGTAGCCCAGCGTGTCATCAATCAGTTCAAATCCTTCGAGGCGAAGCTGTTCGCGGGTGGGGTTGCCGGCCGTCTCTGTCATGCGTGGCGCGAAATAAGCACAATCCGCGCCGAATCGGAAAGGGGATTGCCACGAATTTCCAAATACTTGGGGATATTTCAGCCGCGCCGGTTCCTGCGGGCCAGAGCGACCAGACCGGCGGCCAGGGCAAGACCCGTGGTTCCGGGCTCCGGCACCAGGGCGAATCCCGGGCTGCCGACATCCTGGCCCGCCCCTCCGATGCCGTCGGAGGCGGCCCGGAAGGCTCCGTTCTCTCCGATGACGCTGGTTCCCAGCGAAGTCCCCGCCGTGTTCCACTCGAAGCTGGCACCCCCGGTGGCGGAGCCGAAGGTCGCCCTCGTCACCAGTGTCTGTGACGCGTCGTAAATGTTCACCTCGTCCCCGCCGGCACCCAGACCTTGGAAGGATGACCCGCCGATGTTGGAAACGATCACGCCGGTGATGCCCCAGTCGGAAAGCCAGGTGCTTTCCGAGCCGATGGGTTCCTCACAGATGACGGCGGACTGGCCCGCACCGAGGACCGTCAGCGAGCCGAAGTTCGAACTGCCCGGAGTCCTGGAGCTGTCGTCCCAGGTCCAGCCGGTGAGATCCACGGCGGAGCTGCCGGTGTTGGTGATCTCGAACCAGTCACCATTGTTGCTGCCTCCGCTGGGGTGGAGGGAGGAACTCATGACCTCGGTGATGATGATGGCCGCGCCACCCGGGACGGCGGATGCCAGCAGGGCAAGGATCGGGATGATGGATTTCATGGGTTTCAAACGTACAGCATGCTTTGTGAGCGAATCTCCGGATTTGTCCAGATCACAGAGACGCAAGCTGGCGGGGAACCTCGGGGCAGCGGAGCCGGGGATGGCGGTGCGGGTGGGTGGATCGTGCCGGTCCGTCAGACTCCGGAACGGCCTTCGCGGAACTCCCTTCCTTTCCGGTGCCTTGCCTGGCCTTGCGGGATCTCCTCCGGCCCGTTTCCGGCGGTGGAAACCCCGGCTTCCAGCGTGTCAATGATCGGGCAGGCTGGTGTCTGGTCGCCGGAGCAGGAGTCAGCCAGCGTCCGCAGGGTATCCAACATTTCCTGGAGTTCCACGACCTTCTGTTCCAGGGTGCGGATGTGGCCCAGCACCATCTTTTTCACGCTGGCGCTCTTCCGGCTCCGGTCGCGCCAGAGTTGCAGCAGGTCCCGGATGTCCTCGACCTTGAAGCCGAGATCGCGGGACCGCCGGATGAAGTTGAGGACCTGCACGTCCCGGGCGGAGTAGATCCGGTAGCCCGCTCCACTGCGGTCCGCCGGGGTGATGAGGCCCACGCTTTCGTAGTAGCGGATCATCTTGGCGGAAATGCCGGATGCCTTTGCGGTCTGGCCGATGTTCATGGTTTGCCGACGGTTTGGAAGGGAGGGCGGAACCGCTTGAGACGGAGGGCGTTCCCAAGGACGAAGACGGAGGAAAGCGCCATCGCTCCCGCAGCGAAAACGGGCGACAGCAGCACCCCGCTGGAGGGATGGAGAACTCCGGCGGCGACGGGGATCAGGGCCGCATTGTAGGCAAATGCCCAGAACAGATTCTGACGGATGTTGCTCATGGTGGCTTTCGAAAGGGCAATGGCGTTCGGTACGCCCTCGAGGTTGCCGGACATCAATACCACATCCGCCGCCTCGATGGCGATGTCCGTTCCGGTGCCGATCGCGAGGCCCACGTCCGCCTCCGCGAGGGCTGGTGCGTCATTGATGCCATCCCCCACGTAGGCGAGGCTGCCGTATTGTTCCTTCAGTCGCCGGACGGCGTCCACCTTGCCGTCGGGCAGCACTTCGGCGATCACCTCGTCAATGCCGAGCTGCCGTGCGACCGCGTCCGCGGTGCGGCGGTTGTCGCCGGTGATCATCGCGACCTTCAGGCCCAGTCCATGCAGGGTGCGTATCGCTCCGCGGGTGGTTTCCTTGATGGGGTCCGAAACGGCGATGACCGCCGCGAGCCGCCCGCCGATGGCGGCGTAGAGCGGGGTTTTTCCGTCGTCGCCCAGCTTCGCCGCCGCGTTCTGGAATATCTCCGGTGAAAGCCCAAGCTCCGTCATGTAGCGGTCCGCTCCGATCTCGACGCGCACTCCTCCCGCATTGGCACGGACGCCGTAGCCCGTGACAGATGCGAAAGCCTCCACGGCGGGGAGGGGTATGGCCTCCCGCTCCGCCGCTTCGACGATGGCGCGGGCGATCGGGTGTTCGGATTTCGCCTCCACCGCGGCGACCATGGCCAGGACGCCGGCCCGGGTGAATCCATCCGCGGGGATGAGGTCGGTGAGGGCGGGTTTCCCCTCGGTCAGTGTGCCGGTCTTGTCCACCGCGACGACATCCGCCTGTTTCAGAAGCTGGAGCGCTTCGCCGCGGCGGAACAGGATTCCCAGTTCCGCACCACGGCCGGTTCCCACCATGATGGACGTCGGCGTGGCCAGTCCCATGGCGCACGGGCAGGCGATGATGAGCACCGCCACGGCGTTCACCAGCCCCAGCGTGAGCGCCGGGTCCGGGCCGAGGAAGAACCAGACCAGGAAGGTCAGGAGGGCAAGGCCCATCACCACCGGGACGAACCACATGGTGACCCGGTCCACCACCGCCTGGATGGGGAGTTTCGAACCCTGCGCCTGCTCCACCATCCGGATGATCCGGGCCAGCACGGTGGCCCCGCCCACGGCCTCCGCCTCCACCACCAGGGCGCCGGTCTGGTTCACGGTCCCGCCGACCACGCCGCTGCCGGTGATTTTCTCCACCGGCACGGGTTCACCGGTGATCATGGACTCATCCACGTAGCTGGTGCCCCCGCTGACCCGGCCATCCACGGGGATCCTCTCCCCCGGGCGGATTTCCACGATATCCCCGGGAGAAAGCTCCGCCGCGGGAACCTCGGTGATCTTTCCGTCCCTGCGGACACGTGCCGTGCGGGGTTGCAGTCCCACCAGCCTCTTGATCGCTTCCGAGGTGCGGTCTTTCGCCTTCGCCTCCAGATAGCGGCCCAGCAGGATCAGCGCGACGATGACAGCGGCCGCTTCGTAATAGACATTCACCGTTCCCGGCGGGAGCCAGGAGGGCACGAAGGTCGCCACCAGCGAATAGCCATAGGCCGCGAGGGTGCCCACGGCGACCAGTGAGTTCATGTCCGGAGCGCGCCGCCACAGGGCCGGCAGTCCTTTTTTGAAGAAGCGGATGCCGGGGAGGAAGAGGACCAGCGTGGTCAGCGCGAACTGGAGCCACCAGCTCGCCTTGCCCACGGTGGCCATGATGAGATGGTGCATGCCAGGGATGACATGGGATCCCATCTCCAGGATGAAAACGGGAGCCGCAAGGGACGCCGCGAGGATGAGATCCCGCCGGAGTTTCCGCATTTCCCCGTCCCGTCCCGCCTCACTCCGTTCATTCCGGTCCAGTTCCACCGCCGTGTAGCCGGCGTTTTCCACCGCCCGGATGAGGGTCGGGATTTCCACGCTCCCGGTGAGGAGGATGGTAGCCGTCGCCGTGGCGGGGTTCACGGTCGCGGACTCCACGCCCGGTACGGCGGTGAGGGCTTTCTCCACCTTTCCCACACAGGAGGCACAGCTCATGCCCCGGATGGACAGCTCCACGCCGGAGACGGAAGGGACGGCGTATCCGGCAGCTTCGATGGCCTTCACCAGCTCCTCCCTGCCGGTGGTTGGCGTGGCGGAAACATCCGCCCGTTCGGTGGCGAGGTTCACGTTCGCCCGGATGACGCCGGGCACGGCGGTGAGCGCCCTCTCCACGCGGCCCACGCAGGAGACGCAGCTCATGCCCTCGATGGAGATGGAATGCAGGGTGGTGGCTTCCGCTTGGGATGGGGTCTTCATGGTCTGGGCAGGTTGCTTCTATGGGGACCGTAATCCTTCCCATCGTTGGAAGGTCAAAGGAAAGATTTCACCTTTTGCCGGACCGGCGGATAAGGATCGACGGAAGCTCCTTGGACCGGCTAGCAAAGCCGCGTGAGTTCATGGACAAAGGCAGTCGAGGTGGTGGAAACCTGCATCCGCACGGGCATCTCCGAGTTCGTGGTTTGTGCCGGGGCGCGGAACGCCGCCCTGATCGAGGCGCTGGCGAGGGCTGAGAAGGCTGGGCATGTGAGGCTCTGGCGGCATTTCGAGGAAAGGAGCGCGGGCTTTTTCGCCCTCGGCCGGATGATGGAGACCGGGCTGCCCTGCGCGGTGGTCACCACCAGCGGCACCGCCGTGGCGGAACTCCTTCCGGCGGTGGTGGAGGCATCCTACCAAGCCCGCCCGTTGGTCGCCCTGACGGCGGACCGGCCTGCGGCCTTCCGTGGTACCGGTGCGCCGCAGTCCATCGACCAGACCGGGATCTTCGGCGGCCATGCGTTCGCCGGTTCTCCGGAGGGATGGGACGGAAAAGGCCCGCTGCACTGGAACGTGGAGTTTGAGGAGGAATTCGTCCCCGGGGATGAGGATTTCACGGGCGGCGCCTCTGGCAATTTCGAGCCTGCCAAGGACCGGCTGGATGTGGCGGCGCTCGCCCGCTGGCTCCGCGAGGGACTTTACCGCGGTCTGGTGGTGATGATCGGCGGCCTGGAACCGGAGGAGCGGGAGGAAGTGTTCCATTTCTGCCGGACCCTGGAAGTGCCGGTGATGGCGGAGGCGACCAGCGGGCTGCGTGAGGCCCTGCAGATGCTCTCCCTGCCGGATGGCGACCGCCAGTTGCGGGCGAACCCACCCGGGAAGATCCTGCGCCTGGGGGAGGTGCCCAGCGGGCGCTTCTGGCGGGATCTGGAGAACCTGCCGGACGTTTCCGTGTGGTCCGTTTGCCGGAATGGTCTGCCGGGTCTCGCCAGGGAGTCGGGCGTCGTGCGTGGTGCGGTGGACCGGGTGCTCCGGGCGCTGGGCGAGATGGAACCGGCGGAGGA comes from the Luteolibacter sp. SL250 genome and includes:
- a CDS encoding thiamine pyrophosphate-binding protein, translating into MSSWTKAVEVVETCIRTGISEFVVCAGARNAALIEALARAEKAGHVRLWRHFEERSAGFFALGRMMETGLPCAVVTTSGTAVAELLPAVVEASYQARPLVALTADRPAAFRGTGAPQSIDQTGIFGGHAFAGSPEGWDGKGPLHWNVEFEEEFVPGDEDFTGGASGNFEPAKDRLDVAALARWLREGLYRGLVVMIGGLEPEEREEVFHFCRTLEVPVMAEATSGLREALQMLSLPDGDRQLRANPPGKILRLGEVPSGRFWRDLENLPDVSVWSVCRNGLPGLARESGVVRGAVDRVLRALGEMEPAEDAMDYFQGASRSAAVIDELLEAYPDSEPGLLRTLSHYVSTGSSLFLGNSMPIREWNLFSQRDRPIRSVRANRGVNGIDGQVSTWLGWTAELGDAWAVVGDLTALYDLAGPFVLDQIVGEGRVLVVINNGGGKIFERLPRLASMSPRAADCMTNPQTADLAGWAQLWGMDHLRITTVDDFDRFEPRDKMLLLEIIPDAGQTKAFWGKWDQHPPQ
- the cueR gene encoding Cu(I)-responsive transcriptional regulator; translation: MNIGQTAKASGISAKMIRYYESVGLITPADRSGAGYRIYSARDVQVLNFIRRSRDLGFKVEDIRDLLQLWRDRSRKSASVKKMVLGHIRTLEQKVVELQEMLDTLRTLADSCSGDQTPACPIIDTLEAGVSTAGNGPEEIPQGQARHRKGREFREGRSGV
- a CDS encoding heavy metal translocating P-type ATPase, translated to MKTPSQAEATTLHSISIEGMSCVSCVGRVERALTAVPGVIRANVNLATERADVSATPTTGREELVKAIEAAGYAVPSVSGVELSIRGMSCASCVGKVEKALTAVPGVESATVNPATATATILLTGSVEIPTLIRAVENAGYTAVELDRNERSEAGRDGEMRKLRRDLILAASLAAPVFILEMGSHVIPGMHHLIMATVGKASWWLQFALTTLVLFLPGIRFFKKGLPALWRRAPDMNSLVAVGTLAAYGYSLVATFVPSWLPPGTVNVYYEAAAVIVALILLGRYLEAKAKDRTSEAIKRLVGLQPRTARVRRDGKITEVPAAELSPGDIVEIRPGERIPVDGRVSGGTSYVDESMITGEPVPVEKITGSGVVGGTVNQTGALVVEAEAVGGATVLARIIRMVEQAQGSKLPIQAVVDRVTMWFVPVVMGLALLTFLVWFFLGPDPALTLGLVNAVAVLIIACPCAMGLATPTSIMVGTGRGAELGILFRRGEALQLLKQADVVAVDKTGTLTEGKPALTDLIPADGFTRAGVLAMVAAVEAKSEHPIARAIVEAAEREAIPLPAVEAFASVTGYGVRANAGGVRVEIGADRYMTELGLSPEIFQNAAAKLGDDGKTPLYAAIGGRLAAVIAVSDPIKETTRGAIRTLHGLGLKVAMITGDNRRTADAVARQLGIDEVIAEVLPDGKVDAVRRLKEQYGSLAYVGDGINDAPALAEADVGLAIGTGTDIAIEAADVVLMSGNLEGVPNAIALSKATMSNIRQNLFWAFAYNAALIPVAAGVLHPSSGVLLSPVFAAGAMALSSVFVLGNALRLKRFRPPFQTVGKP
- a CDS encoding lamin tail domain-containing protein, translating into MKSIIPILALLASAVPGGAAIIITEVMSSSLHPSGGSNNGDWFEITNTGSSAVDLTGWTWDDSSRTPGSSNFGSLTVLGAGQSAVICEEPIGSESTWLSDWGITGVIVSNIGGSSFQGLGAGGDEVNIYDASQTLVTRATFGSATGGASFEWNTAGTSLGTSVIGENGAFRAASDGIGGAGQDVGSPGFALVPEPGTTGLALAAGLVALARRNRRG